The region CACTGGCGGTGGTGTAGAGGGCGCCCTTGTTGTTGTAGTCGTCCTGGCGGTCGTTGTGGTACGTTTCTCGGTCGTCGAGACGACATACTGTGGACCATCGATGTCTTGGTTCGAATTCTGCCACGAATTATTCTCATCCGAGTTGTTTTCCGTACTCTCAGGAATTGCACCCTGGGAACAACGGGCATTTGCTGGCCAGTCGCATATATGCAGCTGTTGATTCCAGTGCAGACCATCGGCACAGCTAGCCGACTCTAGACGGCCCCAGTTACACACTAAATACTGACTGCAATCGCCCGGAAATGGGACATGTGTGTTGCCATCACATGGATCATCCTCAGATAGAACCTTCAAGGCGCTGGATTTACGCAAAAGTCTGAAGTACAGCTCATTACTGATGCAGTTTACGTTCTCTTCCCAGTCGCAATTTTTATCCGTCTGGCTCCAGTACAAATCGGGACCACACTGTTGTTCCACCTTTTTCTCATTCACACAAATGTAGAAACTGTCGCAGTTCCGGTGCGGATAGTATTCGCCATTTCGACAAGTTTCCATGGGATTGTTGACTGGAGCGAGAGCCGgagtcgtggtcgtggtagtAGTCGTGGTAGGTCTGGTCGTTGGTCTAGGTGTGTTTGGGACTCTTGCAGGCGTTGTCTTCCTTCGAGTAGGACGAGTCGTTGGTCCTTGCGTAGTTGTCGTCGTACGTCTATTGGAGGTCGTCGTACGTCTCGAAGTAGATGTTGTCGTTTGTTCTGTGGTAGATGTCGGTGCCACCGTTGATTCCATGTCCATTTCACACTTTGCTGAAGCTGGCCAATCACACAGCTTAGCTGCAGCGTTCCAATGCAGACCGCCAGCGCAAAACTGTTGCTTAAACTCCGACAACACACAGCGATAGTACGAGTTGCAATTCGTTGGATGGGCCTTGTACTGATTACCTTCACAGCTTTCGGCGTCGCTCAGCTCCGGCATTATTAGGCCCGGTACTGGGATGGTTGTGCCAACCGTTGTGACCGGTGgactctcggtggtggttgtcgtcgttggagttgtcgttgtcgttcgacGGGTTGAAGTCGTTCTTGTAGTGGTAGTTGTGGTAGTTGTCGTTGGAgccgtcgttgtggtggttcGGCGGGTAGTAGTGGTACTATCCGGTGTCCACGATGGCCATGTTGTATGTGAGTGAGCCGGTGTGGTAGTAGTACTTCCAAAACCACTCTCCGGACCAAACGTCATCTCGGCCGGAACTGGAGTTACTGGTTTTGATGGTCGCGAACAATCCATACTACTCGGCGCGGGAGTGCTCAAGCGTCCTAGGGCTCGGTTAATGGCCCTTAGAACGGGATAGCTTTCCTCGCAGCAGCGGTTCTGGTAGTCATCTAAATCCACAGTCCACGCGGCTATACCACCGAATCCAGACTTGATGGCGTACTTTGCTTTCGCCGTTGCCGACACTGGATCATCGTAGCCAACCCACTGCTTTCCGTCGGTAGCGTATGGGCCAGATTTCATCGTTGCATCTCGACCAACGGTCCACTTTTGTTTCCGCACCCTTTGGCAGATCTCATAGTAAGCCAACATTCCGGGTTGCTTTGTGTCttcgccagcatcaccagctccCGTAGCAGGACTTCCCTCTCCCGGAGCGCCTCGTGTGCTCTGAGCTAAGGTAAACGTTTGTCCATACATCGGCACCCCAACGATAAGTTTCTGCTTATCAGCTCCCATGTTGACCAGCAGTTGCATTGCGTAGTCCGTATTGTACTGGGGATACTTATCGGTGGCGCTACCGTACAGTGGACTGACATGGCCGGTCTGTTCTTCCCACGATCCATGATAATCGTACGTCATGACGGTCATGAAATCTACGTGTTTCGAGATCTCCACCATATCATACGCAACGGCAATAACTTCCTTGTACCCTGATATACTCGTGCTGAGCAATAGGTTTTCCGCTTCGAATGCCTTGCGTAGCTCGCGGATCAAAGTGGCAAAGTTTTGCTTGTCGCTCGAGGAACCTTGTGAGCAATCGCTCTGCCAGCAAACTGGATAGTTCCAGTCCATGTGCAGTCCGGAGAAGCGATGTTTCTTTAGAAACACGATCGCATTTGTGATGAAATTCAGACGGTTACTAGAGGAGCCCGTTAGTTCGGAATACTTCTCACCCGCCGAATCAGTCCATCCTCCTAGTCCGAGCAGCACAGGAACTTCTCCCGCAGCAGATACGGTCCTGTGGTACATATCTGTGGAAATGAGCGTCGGTTAATAATCTAATTCATATACAGCCATTACAAATCGGTTGCTTACTGTTATCCAGATCTGCCCAACTATCAAACTCCTTCATCGTTAAGGTGATTGGATCGAGTGACGCGAACGAGTACACTATGTGCGTGCACAGACTGGCGTCCAGGTTTTCCGGAACAAACTGGGCCTCTCCTTTACGATAGAAACCCCAGCTAGTCATGTGACAGACGACTTTATAATCGCCTTTACCCGCCTGTCGGTACGAGGGCACCTGCATTAAACTCATCGGAGTATTCACAATGTCCTTGCTGCTAAGCAACTGTTGATATGGAGATCCTGCCCGGTAAGGCATCGGTCGATTAGCAGGCCGCGCGGGTATAACGTAGGCAGCGAACTTATCCTCCCCACGGAAGAAACTCTTGAAGCTTTCGGCATCCACAGTTTTCGGTGAGGTAACCCACTTTAGCTGTTGTTTGCTAACAACATGCTTCACCTTGCTTACCGTGTCCTCAATCGCATCGTCCATGTCGATGATGCGGAACTCTACAGAATCCCGCAGTGGAAGACGTTCATCGATGCTGTAGGGAAAGGGGATGCATTAGCTTCATTAATAAATTTCCAGTATTGCGACAAAGCTATACTTACAGATTGGCCGGAATACTTTCGACGGCACTACGCAGCGGCAGTGACTCACTACCATAGTCATGGCTCTCCGTATCGGCTACTACCTGCTTCTCGAATCCATGGGCCGGTATTCGTTCTACGCTGCTCCGGACAAAGCTCACGGGTTCTGGTTGTTCAATGCGTATGGCCAGCACCGCGCTGCAGCTCACCAGCCAGACACCGACAATGGTCAACTAAACGAATGCCAGTGGATTTGTTAAGAACAATTGCaccgaatgcagcagcagaatcgccACAGGACTTACCACTTTATACAGCGCCAGACTCATTGTGTTTCGCTTTCACCTCATCGGAGCATTGAAATGGAACTGAACTGGAGTGTCTGTAAAGGGTACGGAAATGAATCATACAACAATACATATTGTCAAGTAATGAGCTCAAGACACGGTGAAAAAGAGACCATTAATCGACCGGTACGCTAAGCCGGAAACCCAAATAAGTCCATCAAGTGACCCACAAAATTGGGTCACCACGTGCCTGGCGTCCACAGCAACTCAGCATAAAGGACAAACGGAACGGTGtggaacagcaacaacgaaaatAATTTTCAAGGTCTATGTCATTGGCCCAACAACGGTGAACGAAcgcggcggctgctggctgttACCATAGTCACACCACCACTCGGTGACGCTGACAGGGAAACCTGTTCCCATCCCAGCAGCACGTGCCCATTCAACTTCAACATCTCGTGAGATGTTGGCGGCGCAGAGCAGCAGCTACTACGAAAGCTATGATGATTCAAGTCTCGCGTCGCTTACACACGATACCGCTAGAATATGTAGGTAGGCTGTGCTCATGGAGCGCGCTCCATGGCGACGAACCCGccgagaaccgaaccgaacccaaGGCACGGAGGTCGCACGAACAGAGACCGAACCGTTTATGCCAACGATCCGCCGATCAGATTCGCTGCGCCAAATCTTTCTCGAgtctctcttttgcttcttcgaaGACATCACATCACCACTGCACGATCGTGTTCTGGTGACTAACTGGCTGAGGTCGCGATGAAGTTGGTGTTAAGCCATACTACGATGGTGCCGCCGTCTTCCAGGgacaaccatcaccattggGCGATGATTATTGATTCTGACCTCGTTGCAGTTACGTGCTACTTTGCGACATTGATGTCGGTGCGATATTTTTGGACAGTGTCCGCAGCGACGGGGTCGCGGCATCAAACGGCTTTAATCCATAATTTGGAAGACACTTCACGTGCGTGTTCTGGTGACCAAGAAACCAGTCGAGCGCGCGCTGAGATGAGCTTTCACATTTGTGGGTTTGCTGATAAATGTAGCACTACCATAGCGAAGAAGCGGGTTTCACTAAATATACACATTCTTGCCGTGGTCCGTCCACACACCACAAGAACAGCGcactcgatgcgatgcgaaatgAGGCCATGGAGCAGCACGCGAGCGAGCTGCGGATCTAACGGTTTCACGCTTCCTTCTTGGCTTGCCTTTGCTTGGTTGCTAAAGTGTCCGCGAGTTGACCAGCGCACAAACCACCAGAGTTCCAGTCTATTCGCAATTCAAATTGGGTCCTACTCAGGTTTCACGTAAAATTGATTGTCGATTTACAATCTAGTGCACGAGTGGCGGCAGCAAACTGTATCTGGTTGCTATCCTATATATTCGCTATACTGGGCACTTGGGCACTGGGCACTTGGCGCAACATCAACTTTCACGATGCTACCATGATGGAAAGGCATGGAACCGACGAGAAGCACGTAATCAGCTTGGATCGGCATTATGTTCTCCGGTAACACCCCGCTTGTTCCACCACTTGTTGCCATACAGTTTCTCATTCTTATTGCAAGTTTCCCATGCCCCACAGCATTCGATGACGGACGTAGTAGGCTCACTGGTGCGCACACAGCAATGCGTATTGCAATTTAgcagaaaatttcatttcaatgctTCTGCCGACTTCTGTTGTGTCGTTAAATTCGAGCTCACCTATGCACCCGAATATATGCACCGAGGGGATTTCTATTGCACTCACTTTGGTTCAGTCACGTCCAACACTTCCGCCGTACTGGCGTATTACTCGGACCCGGGCACTCGGCACAGACACGCACCGTCACTTGAAAACACCAACGAACCGACTAATTCTTATTCATCCCGAACTCCTTCTTTTTATACCATCAGTAGCCCCCGGGATGGCGAGCGGACTCATCgtcgacgatggccacgacgaagacgacggcggCCAGTAGGGCGGGCGGAACCTGGCGTACAAACTTGTTCTTGTGACAAAATGGTATTCctgttctttcttctcctttttgttCTAGCAGATCGCAGAAGTTTGATTTCAAATGAGGAACAACAAGACAACGTAAGGCAATATTTAAGATCCTCTTGCAATCGATCCACCGTGGAGGTGTGTAACGGTTGGTTTCTGGAAGGAAAGTAAATTAAgtttataaaacaaaattagttCACTGCAACTACACCAATAAGTCGATTACTAgtcttttgcattttgcaattCAGGATACATTGCAGTAACGGAAAATTGCCACGGAAGTGCAATAAGGTCTAACCTTCAGATATCTTCAGATAGATTATAGATACGTTGATCCGCTTATCGACCATCGGCGTGAACTAAACGCACCAACTAGAATATAAACCGACTGGAGAAAATATTAGATCCACGTGCACCTTACACGTATCTTCCGCGCGATTGGCCTTAGGCCGACTGGCTGTGCGTAGAGCATTCATTGCAAGTCTATTGTAAGTCTTGGCGCATCGCTGTAACTCACGGTTCTCAAGGGTAAAGATGTGAGCAACAACCCAGATGCCCAGGGTGCAACGATTctcatgcaaaaaaaaaagccaaaggtaaccgacagtagcagcagcaacagaatcgaCTGGACCTGCCCGCAAGCCTGGCTGCCGGTCTGCCGCTCTTGTGGACTATCGGGGCGTATCGCGCATTAAAGTGCTCCAGTTCTTGTGAGGAGTCGGGATGCCGCGGGAGTGCCTGTTGCAAACGCACACCTCAGGTGGCTGGTTGCTCGAACCGGTATTCCGGGTCCCGGGCTGTAAAAGGCTGTTGTTCGCCCTTGATCTTCAACGCGCCATATTACGCCACAGCTGAAGCCAGGGCCGGCTCGGAATCCTTGGGGCACGATTTTAACGGAGTTCTTCCTACGGGGCCTGGTCACGATACAGCACTCCGGTGCCATCGGGCTGGTATTTCGCAAAGAGCGTCCAGCTTCCAGTGTCCCAAAATTCATCGCTTCCCCGTTCGATTTCGAAGCGATTTCCAAACCGCGCGCACCCCAAACAGGTTCTGGACCGGTGTGCGCGGGCGGTCGAACAATATGCCATTCCGTTCTTGGCAGCGAGTTGGACGATTTGCTAGAATTTCTGAAAACATCCCCGTTCCGAAATGTAAATTCCTCGAAAAGCCGAATGTACCGTTGCTTTCGAACGGTGTCTTCCCGAGAAAGAGTGCGTGTTCTGCGCAGCGTATCTTAATGCGGCTTAACTTTGACTTATGCAAATACGCGCGATCTTCCCCCCGAAAGTTCTCATCTGGGGCGTGAAAGTTTGCGTAAAATCCAGATGTATCGCGCCAGTGTGTGATGTGCGGTTCTATAGCGACAGAACTGGCCCCGGGCCTCGTCCACGGTGGGGTGTTCATTTGCTGCCCCGGACAAACATCTTTGCTTTCAGCTGAAATCACCTTAAAACGCCATCAAATTAATGTATCAACGGAGATCAAATTACTGGCGCGCAGAATGCGGTCAAGCAGAAAGCAAATTTGTCTCAGATCTCTCAGCCACTCAATGACTCCATCTCCAGGTCATTGACTTTTGGTAAATGGCAGTTCAGCAGTGTTCAAATGATAAGATCTGCAGTTTCAAAGATCCCATTTATTCGGATGCAGCCGCGGTTTTATAAGTTTTATAATTGCTCGATTGCTCCGAGTACACATGGAGACGCCCAGTTGTTGAAATTTTGAGAGCGTcattttcgttccattttgtcATCGATTGTTCGAACCTGTTCACGTCTTTATGATCTTTATTGGAAGGAAACTAAAACGAAGAATTCAATATGTTCAATACATTCGCTTGCTTCATCCATCAGATTCTCGTCCCATTCTCCCTGTCCGCCGGCATGTCCGGCCGGTCTAAAATTTTTGGCTAAATGTCAAGCgaattatttgctttttgttcTTCGGAGTGTTTACTTGCGCTGCCGGGAACCAGTTttaatcatcatccatccactGGCTGGCGAGAAGGAAAGGCAGTGCACATATTGACTATCGGACAGAATTGGATTGGATCGcctgatcgttcgttcgttcggtttgcgCACAAATGTCGTAGACCTCGTAGGTaagctgctggtgcctggGTTCTCTGCACGTTCCCGGTTACACCCCAGCCGTATGCaattaatatttatgttaTTTCTTCACTTTATGCAGCCTCTGCACCGGGGCCGTCTTGTTCCGTTGGCATACTGATGAGTGGTTATCCTCGCGTCGCCATGGCAATGCTCAACAGTGACGTAGCTCTTAGTTCACTGTGCTTATGCCGCCAAATGTAGCAGCAAGcaggccggctggctggctggatttgAATGTCAAGATCGGATTCCAGGATTCAACGTTCGATAACCAGAGAGCGCTTCTGTAAACCTGTTTCGTCGCGATCGAACGAGCGAAGGGTGTGTTCGGATTTTGCagtgccaccggccaccggccaccgtatGCACTTCCTATTTGGCCGAGCCTTTGCCAAAACCGGTTTACGGTTGTTTTGATGCTTTCTTCGTAGGTTGCCCCAGTGGTGCTAGtacgtttgtttatttatcgCATATTTTCCCTGACTGCCCCCCGGGCGAGGGGAGCGGCACATTTATGCGCTACCATTTTATGTTGAGGGCGGAGTTAATTTTCTCAATCTGGTGGTAGGTTGTGTGAAGCATACTCTGTCGCTTGTTGTTATCACCATCACTGTCCAGGAAGGTGGTGTACAGATGCTGTACGCTTTCGTTCTCCGGGTTCGACTGGGGCAGCGAACGGTACATTAGCTCCAGTTCGGCCGTCAGCTCCCGGGGCGTTTTCCCACCCTCCGGTCGTACCTGGGCCCCACCGTTCAAGCACCCGGACGGGCACGCCATTATCTCGACGTAATCGTAAGTGCTTTTACCTCGCTTTAGCTTCTGCACCATATTTTGAATGTTACGGAATCCATTGGCGATCGCGAAACGGAGCACCACCTTACCTTCGTGCTCGAGAACGGCCTCGCGCATATCGTTATTCCGCAGTGCCTTGAATTCCACCGTGTCCACTGGCAGGTTGAAGAGTTTGCGTGCGGCGTACTTAAGAATGTGTTCACTGTATCCTCCGGAACCGGATGTTTCGTGTGACCAAACGAAGGCAGGCGGTCGGGCCGTTGGCCAGGGCCAATCGATTGGACACTTCTCGACGAGCTGAAGGGTTTCTAGTCCGAGGCTTTCGAGCATTTGCTCAATCTCAACTGCAACGACAGGAGAGCATCATTAAACGATCGGAGCTAGTTACTGAACCAGAATCCGGTTACTTACTCGACGTTATGACACAATCAACGTCGTGACTGTTTTCGACTTCACTAAAGAAATCTTCCCGTGAAGCTTCTAGCTTTTTATCATAGCAAGGCATGACGGTAACATGGTAGATGCGATTGCTGGTCGTGCCAATGATCTTCGCCAAATATTGCTTCACCAGCATACCCATGACCTGCTGCGGTGAACGTGTGGTTGAAATGTACGGTAGGATAAAGTTCCCGTGCGTTTTCTCTGCGTAGCACACCCAACCGGGACAGGAGGAGGCTAGCATCGGTAGCGATTTGCGGTTGGTGTTGTATCGTTCGACGAACTCGTTCCTGCTTTCGATCAACGCTAAATCATCCGCTATTTTTGTGTCCACCACCATGTCCGCACCAAGCTTTTTAAAGTACCCTGAAAGAGCAAATCGATGTGAATCTTCGCACGACTTATCGCTGCCGGTCCGGTGCGCGGCGTGCGTTATCTTACCAGCGATATGTTCGAACGTCTCCTCCGGGTTCAGATTATATTTACGTGCCAACGAGAGGATGGGCTGCTGCGAAACGGTGAAAACAATGAACTTTACCTCATCGTGTTGGCCATTCAATTTAGCCAGATTGTTCGCGTTCATCACGCGCAACAGTTCCTCCTGGCTTTGCTGCGAGATCAGCACACCTTCGGCCGATGTTATACAACCGGAACAGGCCAAACAATCGGCCAGCGttatttccaccttttccaGCTTCTGTATGCCACTCTGGAACGGGAAAACCATGGGGAGATGTTGGGGTTACCACGAGATGTTGGGGAACCTCCTAGCACACTATGATTACCGTCGATTCCTGGACGTAGGATCCATCCTCTTGGATTGTTATTTTTGCTCCCGTCTTGCTCTTGCTTGTCTCTATTTTCACGGGTTTTATGCATTCCTGGCGCAAGTgttggaagaaaggaagatgaaTCCCGGGTCTGAACTTTAGCTGTGAGCGTGCAAAATTACCTGTGAGGGTGTGATAAAGTCGTCCAAATCGGTTAACTGAAGAGCGCTGCTGAATCGCGACATTTTCGGTGTgttttgcgtgtgtttttcCTGGAATCAGCTGTGGCGGAGTGCTAGGCCGTTTTCACCAACAAAGAACActaatattttttaataaaaatgctATGCTGTTGatagttattttatttaatggaaatgtaataaatttaAGTAAAAAAGtgctttttgcaaaaaaaaggattatttaaaatgcatttaacAGCTTTGTCATCCACGCGACTCATGCGaccaaatccaaatccaatgCCGGAATGTTCTACACACCTTGGTTCCCGTGGTGAAATTGCCAGCCGTGTCGTGGTAAAAACGTGCTCGGTTGATCCGGTTGGTGTTTTGGAAAGTTGTGAAATAACGCCCCAAGGGGGCCCCTTTTCGGTCAGGATTAACACAAACTACTTGTGTTTCCCTTCGGCCTATCGGTTCAGTGCAACGTTTCACAGGAAAAACACGAAGTAACAGCGATTTCCCGGTCGGACCGAACGAACTGCGTAGTGCGGGTGTGTGTGTAACCttgaacgggaacgggaagtTCCTGGTTCCTTCTCGTGATCCCCAAACCCCCGGAACCCAAAACGCGCGCCATGCCAGCATGTCTGCGACTACGGAAAAACCGCGGTTATCATCCATCCTCAAATCGCCCTGCCCGCTGCAGGACGGCAAAAGTGCAACACCCCGTAACAACAAGGTCCGGTTCGTTGCGCTGTCCATCGAGTCGGCACTGCAAGATGTCGTGGATAACAACCGGTTAGCAACGTACGAggagctgctgcagaagctgAAGGAAGAAGACATCGATGTATGTATGCTTTGATCCGCCCGAAGATGGTTGGATTTATTTTACAAGTTTCTATTACTTGCAGGACGTGCATTTTATGGAGCTGTTTATCGATGCGAAACGGAGTGTGCCGCTGATGAAGACGTACTTCACCATGCTGGTCGATCAGCTGCTGTCGGTACGCTGGCTAGACCGATCGGATGAGTGCATTGAGGCGTACAAGAATTTCGTGATCGAACTCTCGATCGTGCAAAAGAACTTTTGCCCGATGACGATCACGAAACTGGTGAAACTGTTCATCCCTACACCAACCGCCCGTAACCAGTGGAATGTCGGAGTGCCGGAAGATGGGCAACGGTTGCAGCTCGCTTCCGTACACGATCTTATCATGAGACTGACCAATGTGATTCCTATGATCTTCGATTGGGTGCTTAAGcagctaaaaaaaaattttCCCTACCACAAGAAACCAACCTACGAGGTGACCGGCTACCTGTACAACGTGCTGCAGGTAACGCAGTATGCCTCGATCTACTGTGATGAGCTGCTGGAAATCGTGTTCCTtcaactgctgcagctggatgTGAATGTTCCGCGGAGCGAAATAGAAAAGTTCGAGTACCCCGACGAGGACATGATGTTCGACATGGCACTCAAtggagaagaggaggaggagggcaagGACGAAGGAGAGCGTACGACGATGAAACATCCGCTGGCGGAAACGCTCGACTGTTTCATGCACATCATGTTCAACTTTATCGAGCGATCAATCAAAGAGGAAGGTGGCCAGGCGGATCGATTGTTTAAGATCATGTTCAAACAGTTCGAAACA is a window of Anopheles aquasalis chromosome 2, idAnoAquaMG_Q_19, whole genome shotgun sequence DNA encoding:
- the LOC126579189 gene encoding probable cytosolic Fe-S cluster assembly factor AGAP009023 → MSRFSSALQLTDLDDFITPSQECIKPVKIETSKSKTGAKITIQEDGSYVQESTSGIQKLEKVEITLADCLACSGCITSAEGVLISQQSQEELLRVMNANNLAKLNGQHDEVKFIVFTVSQQPILSLARKYNLNPEETFEHIAGYFKKLGADMVVDTKIADDLALIESRNEFVERYNTNRKSLPMLASSCPGWVCYAEKTHGNFILPYISTTRSPQQVMGMLVKQYLAKIIGTTSNRIYHVTVMPCYDKKLEASREDFFSEVENSHDVDCVITSIEIEQMLESLGLETLQLVEKCPIDWPWPTARPPAFVWSHETSGSGGYSEHILKYAARKLFNLPVDTVEFKALRNNDMREAVLEHEGKVVLRFAIANGFRNIQNMVQKLKRGKSTYDYVEIMACPSGCLNGGAQVRPEGGKTPRELTAELELMYRSLPQSNPENESVQHLYTTFLDSDGDNNKRQSMLHTTYHQIEKINSALNIKW
- the LOC126570777 gene encoding RNA polymerase I-specific transcription initiation factor RRN3 translates to MSATTEKPRLSSILKSPCPLQDGKSATPRNNKVRFVALSIESALQDVVDNNRLATYEELLQKLKEEDIDDVHFMELFIDAKRSVPLMKTYFTMLVDQLLSVRWLDRSDECIEAYKNFVIELSIVQKNFCPMTITKLVKLFIPTPTARNQWNVGVPEDGQRLQLASVHDLIMRLTNVIPMIFDWVLKQLKKNFPYHKKPTYEVTGYLYNVLQVTQYASIYCDELLEIVFLQLLQLDVNVPRSEIEKFEYPDEDMMFDMALNGEEEEEGKDEGERTTMKHPLAETLDCFMHIMFNFIERSIKEEGGQADRLFKIMFKQFETHVLPTHNTDHVQFLLFYFCSFKLSYAEHFISSLWKNVSNPNISPTVRQASVGYIASMLARAKFVPLSFLKTMLQELSQWVHGYIQRSDSMHHNQTLKAHLVFYSVCQAIFYVVAFRSKHLTANAKNLAFLQSLQLSSIVTCHLNPLRVCLPTVATAFAGITRAYQLAYCHTILERNARRKLATVYSNSSAQTPADCLDTFFPFDPYMLIKSGQRIEPLYLQYQAHEVDEEHGMGGGAEYGGAAHGSDASLVSGRKRYDSNTDDIDDFIPESKRRKHTATTTTSHGMDMNGEFTYSYGVSPGFHS